The following are encoded in a window of Amaranthus tricolor cultivar Red isolate AtriRed21 chromosome 2, ASM2621246v1, whole genome shotgun sequence genomic DNA:
- the LOC130805664 gene encoding uncharacterized protein LOC130805664, translating to MVETIQKVAKETLGVLTRKPKVYKESRWWNVEVQKKIKNKNRRFKELMACTEEEDRTHKKERYKEAKQVAKKAVAEAKDRAFEAFYQKFDTKEGEKYIFKLEKVRSRQKKDLGTMKFIKDEGGRCMLFADDIVLVAETKEEANSKLEEWREALEVAGNSLFEYLSRAEGLFDRSLLYGNELSSFFLPQTLTIVFYEWNTLV from the exons ATGGTGGAAACCATTCAAAAGGTGGCAAAGGAGACATTAGGGGTGTTGACGAGGAAACCAAAGGTGTATAAAGAGTCGCGGTGGTGGAACGTAGAAGTGCAAAAGAAGATAAAGAACAAAAACAGGAGATTCAAGGAGCTCATGGCTTGCACGGAGGAGGAGGATAGAACACATAAGAAGGAGAGGTATAAAGAAGCAAAACAAGTGGCAAAGAAAGCAGTAGCAGAGGCAAAAGATCGCGCGTTTGAAGcattttatcaaaagtttgaTACCAAAGAAGGGGAgaagtatatttttaagttggAAAAAGTAAGATCTAGGCAGAAGAAAGACTTAGGGACAATGAAGTTCATTAAGGATGAAGGTGGACGA TGCATGCTTTTCGCCGACGATATAGTTTTGGTTGCAGAAACTAAGGAGGAggctaatagtaaattggaagagtggaggGAAGCCTTGGAGG tTGCAGGTAACTCTCTCTTTGAAtacctttctcgagccgagggactctttgaccgaaGTCTCCTTTATGGGAATGAGTTGTCGTCGTTTTTCCttccccagaccctgaccatagttttctatgagtggAATACACTAGTATGA